In a single window of the Salmo trutta chromosome 21, fSalTru1.1, whole genome shotgun sequence genome:
- the pak1ip1 gene encoding p21-activated protein kinase-interacting protein 1-like, translating into MGPVIKLIAGSYEQIAFGYRLSTGEQEWTATADFTHHAHTASVSAVATSERYIATGSRDETIQIYDMKKRIEHGALLHHDGTISCLEFYGTSHLLSGGQDGLLCVWSTRNWECLKSIRAHKGQVTSLSVHPSGKLALTVGTDKTLRTWNLIDGRSAFIKNIKQNAVIVKWSPEGDKYVVVVSDKVDVYNLETATLTSTIINPKRISSIKFLTNSILAVAGDDETVRLCDLNTQKVLCEFEAHETRVKSVDSFTMEDFCVLVTASNDGFIKMWKLNLESLEPPVLLGKVNTTARLTCLAVWKPTTLQEPLPEVKTEPTTSHDAKDVLELERKRKRVRISTVEVVQEEGASPKKKKDGGKKKLKT; encoded by the exons ATGGGGCCCGTAATAAAACTCATTGCTGGTAGTTACGAGCAGATCGCCTTTGGTTACCGGTTGTCTACGGGTGAACAG GAGTGGACAGCCACGGCAGACTTCACCCACCATGCCCACACTGCCTCAGTGTCCGCGGTGGCCACCAGCGAGAGGTATATCGCTACGGGAAGCAGAGACGAGACCATCCAGATCTACGACATGAAGAAGAGGATAGAACATGGAGCTCTGCTGCATCACGACG GTACCATTTCCTGTCTGGAGTTCTATGGCACCTCCCACCTGCTGAGTGGAGGACAGGACGGGCTGCTGTGTGTTTGGAGCACCAGGAACTGGGAGTGTCTTAAGTCCATCAGAGCACACAA AGGTCAAGTTACGTCACTGTCCGTCCATCCCTCAGGGAAACTGGCCCTGACTGTCGGCACAGACAAGACACTCAG aacGTGGAATCTAATCGACGGAAGATCGGCTTTCATCAAAAACATAAAACAGA ATGCGGTGATAGTGAAgtggtctcctgagggggatAAGTATGTGGTAGTGGTCAGCGACAAGGTGGACGTTTATAACCTGGAAACAGCGACTCTGACATCAACCATCATCAACCCCAAGAGGATTTCATCCATCAAGTTCCTCACT AATTCCATCCTGGCCGTAGCCGGGGACGACGAGACGGTCAGGCTGTGTGACCTCAACACTCAGAAGGTGCTCTGTGAGTTTGAGGCTCATGAAACCAG GGTGAAATCAGTGGACAGTTTCACCATGGAGGACTTCTGTGTTCTGGTGACAGCATCAAACGATGGCTTCATCAAAATGTGGAAACTTAACCTTGAG TCCTTGGAGCCTCCGGTCCTCCTGGGGAAGGTGAATACAACAGCTAGGTTAACCTGTCTGGCCGTGTGGAAGCCCACCACTCTACAGGAGCCTCTCCCGGAGGTCAAAACGGAACCTACCACCTCTCACG ACGCCAAGGATGTACTGGAGcttgagaggaagaggaagagggtcAGGATCTCGACTGTAGAAGTGGTCCAAGAGGAAGGTGCTTCACCCAAGAAGAAAAAAGATGGTGGGAAAAAAAAGCTGAAAacttaa